The DNA sequence ttaaagtgtctatacttcccaaagcaatctacttattcaatgccattcctatcaaaataccaacatcgtactttcaagatttggaaaaaatgattctgcgttttgtatggaaccggaaaaaaccccgtatagctaaggcagttctctgtaacaaaaataaagctgggggcatcagcataccagattttagtctgtactacaaagccatagtgctcaagacagcatggtactggcacaaaaacagagacatagacacttggaatcgaattgaaaaccaagaaatgaaactaacatcttacaacaacctaatctttgataaaccaaacaagaacataccttgggggaaagactccctattcaataaatggtgttgggagaactggatgtctacatgtaaaagactaaaactggacccacacctttccccactcacaaaaattgattcaagatggataaaggacttaaggcatgaaacaataaaaatcctccaagaaagcataggaaaaacactggaagatgttggcctggggaaagacttcatgaagaagactgccatggcaattgcaacaacaacaaaaataaacaaatgggacttcattaaactgaaaagcttctgtacagcttaaccaaagcaaagagacaacctacacaatgggaaaggatatttgcatattttgaatcagacaaaagcttgataactaggatctatagagaactcaaattaatccacatgaaaaaagccaacaatcccttatatcaatgggcaagagacatgaatagaactttctctaaagacgacagaagaatggctaacaaacacatgaaaaaatgttcatcatctctatatattagagaaatgcaaatcaaaacaaccctgagatatcatctaaccccagtgagaatggcccacatcacaaaatctcaaaactgcagatgccggcgtggattggagagaagggaacacttttacactgctggtgggactgcaaactagtacaacctttctggaaggaagtatggagaaacctcaaagcactcaagctagacctcccatttgatcctgcaatcccattactgggcatctacccagaaggaaagaaatccttttatcataaggacacttgtactagactgtttattgcagctcaatttacaatcgccaaaatgtggaaacagcctgaatgcccaccaacccaggaatggattcacaagctgtggtatatgtacaccatgtaatactattcagccattaaaaaaaatggagactttacatccttcgtattaacctggatggacgtggaagacattattcttagtaaagcatcacaagaatggagaagcatgaatcctatgtactcaattttgatatgaggacaattatggttatgggggggaaacagagggaaggagggaggtgggtggggccttggtgtgtgtcacactttatgggggcaagacatgattgcaagagggactttacctaacaattgcaatcagtgtaacctggcttattgtgccttcaatgaatccccaacaataaaaaaaaggaaaaaaaaattcctaatatTCTGACATTAAAATGTCAGTTATCCCCCAAATGTACTTTGGAACTTCTTTTTTGACCAAGGATTTAATCAAGAATTACACATTACATTTAGCTACCTCTTTAATTTACCTTTATTGTAACACTTCCTTGCCTTTTTGGAGGAGTGAGTGGATTtcataaatgacattttttacCTGTTTTAAAGAAGGACCCACAATTTCATTTGATTAGATTCATGTTAAGCATTTTTGGCCCAGATACAACCGTATAAGTGATATTGTGCCCCCAGTGTGTCCCATCAGGAGGTACATATCTGTCCACACCAGACCGATGACTAGCATTTATTGATCCCTCACGTCTTATTTAGTCCCCACCACAGCTCAGCAAAGGGGCTGGTGTTGGCACCGTTTACAGAGTTGGAAACCGAACGTGAGGTTAACTGCCTTGCTCACGGCGGCCAGGTGGTGCAAGACAATCATGACTTGGACCCAGCTGTGCCAGACTGCAAGGGCCATTCAGCTGCACGCCAAGGGATGGTACCGAGCCTCGTCCCGTTATAGGACTGGGAGCCCTAAGCCGGAATGCGCATCAGAACCATCGGCGAGTGGACTCAGGCTGTGAGCCAGGTGCGTTCCGCCATTGGGGCCGCCGCGAACTGCTTCCGGGTGCGGCAGGGGCGGGCCGTGACCCGGAAGTCAATGGCGGGGTCCGCCCCTCGAGCGGCCAGGCTAGGACCGGCCTGCGGAGTTGCAGCCCTCCTTAGCACCCTTTCCGTCGACATCATGCTCCAGTTCCTGGTGAGTGGAGCTGCCGAGTAGAGGGTTTGCGCCTTGGGTTTCAGCTCAGGCCCGTTTTCTCCTCGAGGCGGCCTTGGCCTGGGGACCTGGGCGTAGTCCTGCGGTCCCCTCGGCCCCGCGCCTGCTCGTCGTGTCTCTGGGTGGCCGTGGGGTTTTCTTCACCGGCAGCGGGATTTGTAGGGAGGCAGAAAGAAAACCCACAGACCACCCTGAGAGGTTGACGACCTGGCGCGGGGGCTCAGGGCACCGCGGAAAGTGCCTCCCCATAAATCCCTTTGCCAGTATTTTCATGCAGCCATCCAAGTCTGAAACTGTGAGGTGTCAAGAGAGTGTCCGTCTTCAAAGCTGCTTACTGTGAGCCGCGCCCTGCCCCGTCGTGTAAACCTCGCATTAAAGCGTGTGTAATCCTTAATGACCTTGTGTAGTCGACCCCCTTTGTGCGCTCTCGCCCCCGACATAGACACAGACCCTATCCCTGACTTAGAGCCCTGCTGGTTGGCATTTTTAGAAAGTAGGAGGGCGGGAGGGACAGGAATAAACCTTAAATTAGCCATCATCCGAGGTCAGTCAGAGACAGAGGCTTAGGGAGCCCTCCTCATATCTTTCAGACTTTGAGGAGGGAGTCAGACACTGGCATACAAGTAATTTTCTCCAAAATGAGTAAGCATGAGTAAGCAGATTCTTTTTTATGCCTTCCTTATTTGAGTTAAAAACGAATTTTCTGGCAAAACTGAATATTTCAAAGATCACCTGGTGAAAGTTCCAGGAAGACTTGCTAAATTTGCAAGTGAAAGCTTTTTTCTACCAAGATTTTGTGCATTCAGAACTTGAAGTTTTTGCCCGCTAATTCTTAAAAGAGGCAGATAAGCTATTATCTTTCAGGTGTTCAGTGCAGATCTGGTGCTCTGGGAATGAGATGctgtattttatataaaggaGATTAAAACACAAAACATGCCTCATCTGTGCTTTGAAAGATGGTAGGTAATTGATAGTGAAATCCAGTTAATCAAAAGAGTATCCTTCACCCAAACTGCCCAGCTAAGACAGGTCTGCTCCTTTACCTGGAGGAGTTTCTCCAGTATCCTAACTAGGCATTTACAGTTGGGAATAATTACAGTCATTTACTTGGAGGAAACACTAGGTTAAAAGCAGTATCACTTTGGTCCAGGTGTAGGATGATATAATTGAGACACCTAACCACATCTGTTGCTTGTTGATAAATTTAGAGGACTTGACTCaattacagttaactttttaagGGCTTTTGCGGaataaattgataaacttttttgCTATATAGGAATGTGGATTTTGATTTGAGAACTCAGAATTCTCAGCATTTAAGCAAAGATGCCCAAACCATCCATTCAGTTCCTAGCTTGGAAGTAACTGGAATGCTGATGTTCTATTCCTCTCTGATTTttcacttcatttctttccttgaaaAAAAGTGGATACTTTTGACATTGATTCTACCTCTGTCAAATGATTCACTAAGTCTGTGAAGGTGAGCATGTCTGTCTTTTTGCTTTCAGtcatttcatctataaaacaatGACTATTGTGTCCTAGTATTTAAGAGGTTAGATTCCAGAATCAGACTTTTGAGTTTGATCCCTGCCTCCATCATTTTCAAGCAGTGGGAACTTGGGCAGATTATTTAAATTTCCTATgcttcagtttccacatctgaaaATGGAAACTCAACTCATGCCTTCATCgtgaagattaaaaataaattagcacaTTAAAGTACTTAAAAATGGATTCAGATattgtttgggttttcttttgcAGGGTGTCAGTTGAACTGTGATGTAGTTTCTTCTCAGAAATGGGGATTAGCTTCCCTAAGAAGGGTATGTGATGGGAAAGGTTTGGAAGTGATACAACAGTCACAAGTTAAGCACGTGCATTGTCATCACACATTTTGGAACCCTCTAAGATGTTTCCTACAGTTGTCTTTGTGGAgcacagtttgaaaaccactatATTCGATTGTGCTGTTCCTTCCAGTGTTGATTCCTCCTGGGATTAAAATACCcattttcctcatctttcttcctccttcatgAGATATTgctgcctctttttttctttccttgtactgcagtAGCTTCCTTAATTGTATGGTTTAGCTGTAGTTATTTTAAGGATGCTTTGGAAGGTTAGCCTAATACATATGCAAAGGCACTGCTGGGGCTTTCAGCACACTGCCGATGGTACTGTTACTGTTATAATCTGTTGCTTTTCTTACCTCTTAAAGTCCCTAGCACTTCGTACTCTTAAATCACATCATCTTTAATCCCTCTTCCTTGGCTTTGGGATCCCATACCTCAATATTTTCCAACATTCTTTCACATTACAACACACCAGAATTATTTTTACAGAGGATCCCGCACAGAGTGAAGGTGATAGGCTCTGGGTGCTGGCACCTCCACAGGCTGAGGGAATCATATCTGGTTGCACCAGTTAGGGAACTGCTATATCAATTCTCCTGTTTTTACTGGCTACTTTTCCTGTTTCTTGGTTACTATGTGTTGCTCAAGGGTTGGTCCTTGATCCTTTCTCCAAACCCACCCTCAGTGTGTGATCTTTGTTATGCCATCACCTTTCACCTCTTTGTGGACAGTTTCCAGAACTACCTGAATCTTTTTCTCTGAGTTATAGTTTCTAGCATCTGCTGCCTACAGAACATTTCTCTTCTCACCCTGTATCTCAGACCCCACATGTCTGGCCTTGCTGCCAGTCCCACCCAGCCCCCATTCCCTACCCTAcacctagttttcttttttcccctatcCTGAGTCTCTCAAATTCGAAATGTTGACATGATCTTTGATTTATTTCCCATATAATTTACCCAtcatgtgcctggcacatacagTATTTTACTAACTATGCATctgtgggcaagttacttaactgctCTGTCCCTCAGTTTCCTAAACATTAACTGTGCAGTAATGGTACCCGCTTTATAAGGTTGTGAAGAACATGAGTTAATTCGTGAAAAAAAGAGTTAGAGTGCTACCTTACATGTAGTAAGCACTCAGTATatgttaattattgttttaagcaaTAATCTTCACTAACCACCTTATGAAGAGTTTTCTCTGTGTTCCCACTGCCAGTGTCACAGGGCAAGTCTTTTCCACTTCAGTCTGGTACTAGCTACACTAGATAGCTGGTATAGAATTGTCAATTTTTGTTGGAGGGATATTTTAGGTTCTCTAGTCCAGCTAACACGTCGATGTTTCAGTCTTCA is a window from the Nycticebus coucang isolate mNycCou1 chromosome 11, mNycCou1.pri, whole genome shotgun sequence genome containing:
- the STMP1 gene encoding short transmembrane mitochondrial protein 1, which codes for MRIRTIGEWTQAVSQVRSAIGAAANCFRVRQGRAVTRKSMAGSAPRAARLGPACGVAALLSTLSVDIMLQFLLGFTFGNLVGMYLAQNYDMPNVAKKLEEIKKDLDARKKPPSVLLQKACWAASLRMPFPKT